The Micromonospora violae DNA segment CGACCAGGACATCGCGCCCGTCGCCGGGTGCCGCGCCCTTGCGGTGCAGGTAAACCCCGTCCCGGACCTCGACCAGGTTGTGGCACTGATCGACGATCGGCGCGGTGGGCTCGGCCCCCAACGCGTGCGCCACCCGGGCGGCCAGCACCCGCCGGTTGAGCGATCCCCAGCGCACCGCGTCGTCGTGCTGGCTCAGGTAGGCGGCGGGGTCGGGAGCCGCCCCGGCGCCGTGCGCCTCGGTGTGCGCCCGCAGGATCCGCTCGCCCAGACCGCGGGAACCGCTGTGCACGATGAGCACGAGATCGCCGGCGTCGAGCCCGAGCCGGCTCGCGTGCCGGACGTCGAGGATGGTGTCGACGCGGGCCAACTCCACGAAGTGGTTGCCCCGGCCCACCGTCCCGAGACCGTCCAGGTGACCGGCTGGAACAGCGCCGTCGACGGCGGCCCAGGCGGGGTCGTCGGCGTCCCGTACCGGGTCGAGCGCCTGGTCGAGGTCGGGGAACCGGGCGGCGAGCCGTTCCGGTACGGCGCGCTTGAGCCTGATCGGAAACACCGCGATGCCGCAGCCGATGTCGGAGCCCACCAGGAACGGGTACAGCACTGTCGACGCCATGGCCGCGCCGATGGGCGCGCCCTTGCCGGGGTGCAGGTCCGGCATCGCGGCGACGTGCCGCATGCCGTCCAGGGCGGCGACCTGCCGGCACTGTGCGATCGCTTCGGACTCGATCCAGCTCGTGGGAGAGGCGAACACCGTGACGGTCGCCGGGGTGGACGGGGGCAGGGGCTCCCGAGGGAGGTGGTGCTGGGACAAGGAGGCTCACTTCTCGCGGCGAACGTGGGAACGGACGGCGTCACGGCCCCCGGGAGGCAGCACCGGTGGCGCGGAGCAGGGGAGGGTGTCCGTCAGTACGTCATGGACGTCACTCTGGCCGAGGCGGGCCGGGCACGACAACCGATTTTGCTTCACCCGTACGCTGCCGCGATGAGCGCACCGCGTCGCATCCTGGTCTACGGGGTGTACGGCTCCGGCAAGTCCACTCTCGCCGCGCGGTTGGCCGACCAGCTCGGACTGCCCTGGTATCCGGTGGACGACCTGCTCTGGCAGCCGGGCTGGGTCGAGGTGCCGGTCGATGAGCAGCGCAGACGGATCGAGGAGATCTGTCGACGGGACCGCTGGATCATCGACGGGGCGTACCACGGTTGGCGGGACGTCCCGCTGGCCCGCGCCGATCTGGTCGTCGGCCTGGACTATCCGCGGTGGTGCTCGTTCGGGCGGTTGCTCCGCCGCACCGTGCGCCGGGTGGTGACGGGCGAGGTGATCTGCAACGGCAACCGCGAGTCGCTGGGCAGCGTGCTGTCCCGGGATTCGATCCTGCTGTGGCACGTCACCGCGTTCGGTCGGGCCCGACGGCGGATGCGGGCCTGGCAGGCCGACCCGTCCGGGCCGTCGGTGGTGTTACTGCGCTCCCCGGCGGACCTGGACGTCTGGCTCACCGGGCTGTCGGGGCCGGTTTGACCGCGCGGCCGAGGACGCAGGGGGAGGAGGGGCTGTTGCTGGTGGCCGGGAACCGGAACCGGCGCAGGTCCGCCACCTCGAAGCCGGCCGCCGCGATGGCGGCGACGGTGTCCCGGGCGGGGTGGCAGCCGCCGAACAGCGTCGGCCACAGTGTGGCTTCGACGAACCGTTGGGCGCGGCGCAGACCGCTGCCCTCCTCGGCGGCCACGTGCTCGAAGAACCGCACCTGGCCCTCGGGGCGCAGCACCCGGCTGATCTCGGCCAACGCGCTCGCCTGATCGGGCACGGTGCACAGAACCAACGCGACCACGGCGGCGTCGAACTCGCTGTCCCCGGCGGGCAGCGCCTGGGCCAGGCCGTCGACGACAGTGACCGGCACCGGCGCGTCCGCCGCGGCGCGCTCGGCGGCGGCACGCAGACGCCGCTCCGGCTCGACCGCGAGGACCTGGGTCACCCCCGGCGGGTAGTGGGAGAACATCCGCCCGTTGCCCGCACCGACCTCGATCACCCGGCCGGACAGGCCGGCGACCAGGTCCCGTCGGAACGCCGCGGTGCCGGCGCGGTCCATGGCGACGCTGAGTCGCTCGTACACCCGGGCGAACACGGGGTGGGACACCGCGGCCACGTCGACCTCCTGATCTCCGTCGAAGTGTTCTCCGGCGATTGTCCTGCATCCGCGCACGCTTTCCGTCTTACTGGTTGGCGGGCACGATTCCACCCAGCGCAGACAGGACGGTTCGACCATGAAGATCGTCGTCATCGGCGGCAGCGGCCTGATCGGTTCCAAGCTCGTGGCCCGCCTCGACGAGCAGGGCCACGAGACGGTGGCGGCATCGCCGAAGACCGGCGTGAACACCCTGACCGGCGAGGGGGTGGACGATGCGCTCACCGGCGCCGAGGTCGTCGTGGACGTGTCGAACTCGCCGTCGTTCGAGGACAAGGCCGTGCTGGAGTTCTTCGAGACGTCCACCCGCACACTCCTCGCCGCCGCGTCCGACGCCGGGGTGCGGCACTACGTGGCGCTCTCCATCGTGGGGTGCGACCGGATCCCCGACAGCGGGTACATGCGCGCGAAGGTCGCCCAGGAGAAGCTCATCGTCGCGTCCGGAATCCCGTACTCGATCGTGCACGCCACCCAGTTCTTCGAGTTCCTCTCCGGGATCGTCGACGCCGCCACGGACGGCGACACCGTGCACCTCGCGCCGGTGCTCATTCAGCCGATGGCGGCCGACGACGTCGCGGCCGCGGTGGCCGAGGTCGCGCTCGGCGCACCGACGAACTCCGTGGTCGAGGTCGCCGGCCCGGAGCCGTTCCGCCTCGACGAGTTGGGCCGGTCCCTCCTCGCGGACCAGCAGGACCCTCGGTCGGTGGTGGCCGACCCCGACGCCCGGTACTTCGGCGCCAAGCTGGGCGAACGCTCGCTCGTCCCGGCCGACGGCGCCCGCCTCGCCGGCACCGGCCTGGACGACTGGCGTACGCGGGCGAGCCGCGGGCGGTGAGCCGGCCCGCTACCTCGGCGGCCCGGGCGGGTCGCCCCGCCGTTCGAGGCGCTGCGCCAACTCCCGTACCACCGAGGTGAACGGCTCGTTGGACTCGTCCGGCCAGTGTCCGTGGATGGGTGGGGCGACGCTCTCGCCGGGGGGTGCCACCAGGCCGTGGGGATCACGCTGTCGGCGATCCACTCCGGTTGCCGGGTCCCCTGTGCTGACCGACGCGGGTGACCGGCTCTTGGAGAAGATCCAGCCGCCGATGGGGTCGGTGTCGCGCCACAGGTTCACCCAGCGCCACCCCACCTTGCGGCCGATCTCGCGCAGTGCCGCGTCGTCCAGGTAGGCGGGGAAGGGCCGTGTGCAGAAACGGCGCAGCGGTGATCCGTGGGTGAGCAGGGCGACCCGGCCGCAGATCTGCGGCGGCAGTTGAAGCACCGCGGCGGCGAGCAGAATCGAGCCATGGCTGTGCCCGGTCAGCACCACCCCGTGGCCGCGCTCGACCAGGTAGGTGATCCGGCGGGTCAGTTCCGGCACGGCCCGCCTGGAGTAGCAGGGCGGCGCGAACGGGTGTGCGGCCCGGGGCCAGTAGGTGCCAAGGTCCCAGAGGACACCGATGTACCGGCGGTACGGCTCGCTCCGGTACGCGAAGATGGCGCCGATGATCAGGCCGAGGAGTACTGCCGCGATCACCCAGCTGCTGAGCGCGATGATGAACGTGGTCGCCTCCGCCGGCAAGCCGATGTTTCGCTCGATGACGTCGCCCGGTTGTTGCCCGAGCAGACCGACCGTGGTGGTGGCCGTGCCGAGTCCGGCGAGGCAGCTGTAGACCACGGCCAACGGCACCAGTTTCTCGGTGAAGCGAGCGCGGGCTATCGCGTCTCGGACCTGCCTCAGTCGGGGCTCGGCCTCGGCCGGCGGGTTCGGGAAGTCGCGCGCGACGATCGCCGCCGCAGCCCGGCGTCGACTCCGGCGGGAGATCAGGACGACGAGGGCGGCGACGATCGCGGTGATCAGCACCGCACGGAAGAAGCCGTAGATGGCCCAGGTGAAGGCCCGAGGCGGGCCGGAGGTGATGCCCTCGGTGGTCGCCACACCGCGATCCAGGTAGTCCGCCACCCGGCAGACCAGCTCCGCGGAGTACGCCACCGCCATGCTGATCCCGGTGGCGGCGACAACGAGAGCGCCGAGCCCGAACAACGGAGTGGTGCCGCGCTCCCGGCGCCGGTGCCAGAGCAGCGCCACGCCCAGGGCGACCAACAGTGTCGTCTGCGCCGCGAACACACCGACCAGGGCCGGGTCGTAACCCGGCAGCCCATGCTGCTGCGGCCACGGCTGGGTACGGGTCGCCACGTGCGCCACGACGACCACGGTCAGGACGATGGCGGCGTTCCGGAGGGTACGGGTGATCCGGTCGAGCCGCTGGTCGGCGGGGGACCGGTCCAGCAGCTGCGGTGTGCAGAGCAGCCCCACGCAGACCGTGAGGATCACCCCCGTGATCGCCGTCAGCGCGATGGTGACGCCCGACGCGTGGCTCGTGCCCTGGGCCAGGAGCAGGACGAGGCCCAGCGTCGCGAATGCCGTAGCGACGTGGATGGCGCGCAACCGGCCCACCAACGGCTCGGCGTCCCATTGGCCGACGGTGTCGAGCCGGGACGCGGAGCTGCCGTGATCGGGTGCGCGAAACGCCTCGTAGGCTCGCCCCGGACGACTGCTGACCCGCCAGATCGCGCCGATCGCGGCGGCCGGGACCAGCGCGAGCACCGCCAGCCGCAGCCCGATCGTGCGCCCACCCAACCAGGACAACCAGCTGCGTCCGGCGAGGCAGTCCGGTGAGGCCAGGCATTTCCATCCGAGGAGATCCAGGGCGACGCCGGCGACGGTGAGCACGTACAGCACGGTGAGCGTGAGCCCCAGCACCCGGCACAGTGACTTGACCGTCGCCTCGGACCCGGGGCTCGCCGGGCGCATCCAGATCGCGACGTTGACCAGCATGAAGGGGAGCATGAAGACCACCGCCAGGGTGCGGGCCACGGTGCCCGACGGCAGGTCGCCCCAGCGGTACGCCTCCACCGTCACCCCGGGCGTATCGGTGTCGGAACACGGGGGGCGCGGCCGGTAGAACCCGCCACTGCGGTCACCGGCGACCTGCCTGGTCTGCTGCAGGCCCAGCACCTGTGTGGGGCTCGCACCGGAGACCCCGTGCACCCGTAGCTCCACGACGTCACCGGAGCGGTCATCCGGCCCGCTCAACCGCGCTGACCCATCCGACGTCCCCCCGAGGCGTCCCAGTTCATGGCCCGCGACCGAGCCCCGACGTCACGCGTCGGCACCGCCGACCGCTGTGACAGCGGAGCCGGGTCTACCCGATCCGGACGCCCTCAATCCCGGCGGCCGGCCTTCGCCATCTCGGCCCGGTAGGCGCGCGGCGAGAGGCCCGTTGTGCGCTTGAAGGCCACGCTCAGCGCGCTCTCCGAGCCGTAACCGACGGACTGGGCGATGGTGGCGACAGTGTCGGTGCCTCGCCGGATGCGGTCCGCCGCGAGCTCGATCCGCCACCTGGTCAGGTACTCCAGTGGGCCCACCCCGACGACCTTCTTGAAGCGGGCGGCCAGTGTCGACCGGGAGACGGTGGCTGCCCGGGCCACCTCGTCCACCGTCCACGGGTCTGCGGGTCGCGCGTGCATCGCGCGTAGCGCCGGAGCTACCACCGGGTCGGTCAGGCCGGCCAGCCACCCCGAGGTGGGCTGGTCGTCGCGGGCCAGATGCAGCCGCAGCACCCGGATCAGCAGGACCAGCGCCAGATGCTCGGCGACGAGGCGGGAGCCGAGTCGCGTCGATCGTAGTTCCGCGTCGATCTCGCCGAGGGCCCACTGGACGGTATCGGCCTCCGGGGTGTCGGCGGGCACGTGGATGACCGGCGGGAGGTCGTCCAGCAGCAGGCCGCGCGCCCGTCCGCCCAGGGCGAAGGCGCCACCGATGAGGAACACGTCGTCACCGTGGCCGACACGCGCGACGCCGTCGACGGCGGCCGCGAAGATCGGGTACGCGGGCTCGACCGGCGCCTCGGGGTCACTGAAGAGCGTGTAGGCCGCCGGGCGGGTCAGCAGGAAGCAGTCCCCCGGACCGAGAGCGATCGGCTCGGCATGGCCCTCGACCCGCAGCGCGCATCGGCCGCGCCGGACGGCGTTGAACTTGGCGCCGGCCGGTGGGTCGAAACCGACTGCCCAGCGCCCGCCCCCGACCAGGCCGGCGGAGACGTGGCTTGTCGCGCCGAGCAGCGACAGGACGTCCTCCAGGGGATCCATCCCCACCTCTTCTGGACTCTCACGAAAGTATGAAGGACTCCAGACTATAGGCAGTCCGAGGTGCCCGTTCTTAGCCTGGGTTCCATGACACTGAACTCACGCCTCACCACCCCGTTCAACGCCCGCACCACCGCCGCCGAGATCCTCGACGGTGTCGACCTCACCGGGCGCCGGATGATCGTCACCGGGGGCGCCTCCGGCATCGGTGTGGAGACGGTGCGCGCGCTGGCCGGGGCCGGCGCCGACGTCACCATCGCGACCCGGAATCCCCGAGCGGCCGACCGGCTCGCCGAGGAGTTCGCCTCCGACGCCACCCCGGGCACGGTCCGTTCGGCCGCCCTCGACCTCGCCGACCTGGCGTCGGTCGACGACTTCGTCGCAGCCTGGCAGGGCCCGCTCGACGTGCTGGTCGCCAACGCCGGAATCATGGCGATCCCGACCCGTCAGCTGACGGCCGTGGGCTGGGAGCTTCAGCTCGCCACGAACCACCTCGGTCACTTCGCGCTGGCCCGGGGGCTGCACGACAACCTGCGCGCCGCCACGGCGGCCCGGGTCGTGGTGGTGAGCTCCGGGGCGCACCTGGCCGCGCCGTTCGACTTCGACGACCCGCAGTTCGAGCGGCGCCCGTACGACCCGTGGTCGGCCTACGGCCAGTCGAAGACCGCTGAGGTGCTGCTCGCTGTCGGCATCACCCGCCAGTGGGCGGCTGACGGGATCACCGCGAACGCCCTCAACCCCGGGTACATCTTCACCAACCTCCAGCGCCACATCGACGACGACACGATGCGTGCGATGGGCGCGATGGACGAAGCGGGCAACCTCATCGAGGCGGATTACTACAAGACGCCCGCCCAGGGCGCGTCGACGACCGTGCTGCTCGCCGGCTCGCCCCTGCTCGACGGGGTCGGCGGCCGGTACTTCGACGACAACCAGGAGGCCGAGGTCGTCAGCGGTGGCCCCGACGCCACCGGCGGGGTCGCCGCCTACGCCCTGGACCCGGCCGCCGCCGACCGACTCTGGGCGTACGCGGAGAAGACGCTCGCCGCACGCTGAGGGCGCCGACGCCCGCGGGCGAGGATTGAGCCGGTCGTGGCGGGGTAGGTGCCGCCATGGTCGCTGCCGGTCGGCGCGGAGCGGACGCGGGCCCGTCGACCGTCGTCCGGCTCTCGGACCGCGTGCTGGCCATGCTGCGCGACCGGCTTCGTCGGGTGCGGACCATCGGCGGCCTGGCCCTGCAGGCCGGCCTGGCCGCGGCGTTGTCCTGGTTCGTGGCGCACTCGGTGCTGCAGGTGTCGCAGCCGGTCTTCGCGCCGATCTCCGCCGTCTCGACGCTCGCCGCGTCCGTCGGCCAGCGGTTGCGTCGCACCGTCGAGCTGATCATCGGTGTCACGGTCGGGGTGTTCATCGGCGACCTGCTGCTCGTGGTGATCGGCACGGGGTGGTGGCAGCTCGCCCTGATCGTCGTGCTGGCGATCGTCGTCGCGCTGTTCCT contains these protein-coding regions:
- a CDS encoding RNA ligase RtcB family protein, translated to MSQHHLPREPLPPSTPATVTVFASPTSWIESEAIAQCRQVAALDGMRHVAAMPDLHPGKGAPIGAAMASTVLYPFLVGSDIGCGIAVFPIRLKRAVPERLAARFPDLDQALDPVRDADDPAWAAVDGAVPAGHLDGLGTVGRGNHFVELARVDTILDVRHASRLGLDAGDLVLIVHSGSRGLGERILRAHTEAHGAGAAPDPAAYLSQHDDAVRWGSLNRRVLAARVAHALGAEPTAPIVDQCHNLVEVRDGVYLHRKGAAPGDGRDVLVAGTRGTASYLVAAHAGPDANHSVAHGAGRKMSRADALRRGRAKHTVEELRRTPVGSLVVCGDRQLLFEEAPTAYKRIEQVIADLVAHQLATPVVSTTPLVTYKTPDLGSAARPDRRGHRGRRGRS
- a CDS encoding adenylate kinase, whose amino-acid sequence is MSAPRRILVYGVYGSGKSTLAARLADQLGLPWYPVDDLLWQPGWVEVPVDEQRRRIEEICRRDRWIIDGAYHGWRDVPLARADLVVGLDYPRWCSFGRLLRRTVRRVVTGEVICNGNRESLGSVLSRDSILLWHVTAFGRARRRMRAWQADPSGPSVVLLRSPADLDVWLTGLSGPV
- a CDS encoding class I SAM-dependent methyltransferase, with amino-acid sequence MAAVSHPVFARVYERLSVAMDRAGTAAFRRDLVAGLSGRVIEVGAGNGRMFSHYPPGVTQVLAVEPERRLRAAAERAAADAPVPVTVVDGLAQALPAGDSEFDAAVVALVLCTVPDQASALAEISRVLRPEGQVRFFEHVAAEEGSGLRRAQRFVEATLWPTLFGGCHPARDTVAAIAAAGFEVADLRRFRFPATSNSPSSPCVLGRAVKPAPTAR
- a CDS encoding SDR family oxidoreductase; translated protein: MKIVVIGGSGLIGSKLVARLDEQGHETVAASPKTGVNTLTGEGVDDALTGAEVVVDVSNSPSFEDKAVLEFFETSTRTLLAAASDAGVRHYVALSIVGCDRIPDSGYMRAKVAQEKLIVASGIPYSIVHATQFFEFLSGIVDAATDGDTVHLAPVLIQPMAADDVAAAVAEVALGAPTNSVVEVAGPEPFRLDELGRSLLADQQDPRSVVADPDARYFGAKLGERSLVPADGARLAGTGLDDWRTRASRGR
- a CDS encoding AraC family transcriptional regulator; this encodes MDPLEDVLSLLGATSHVSAGLVGGGRWAVGFDPPAGAKFNAVRRGRCALRVEGHAEPIALGPGDCFLLTRPAAYTLFSDPEAPVEPAYPIFAAAVDGVARVGHGDDVFLIGGAFALGGRARGLLLDDLPPVIHVPADTPEADTVQWALGEIDAELRSTRLGSRLVAEHLALVLLIRVLRLHLARDDQPTSGWLAGLTDPVVAPALRAMHARPADPWTVDEVARAATVSRSTLAARFKKVVGVGPLEYLTRWRIELAADRIRRGTDTVATIAQSVGYGSESALSVAFKRTTGLSPRAYRAEMAKAGRRD
- a CDS encoding SDR family NAD(P)-dependent oxidoreductase, yielding MTLNSRLTTPFNARTTAAEILDGVDLTGRRMIVTGGASGIGVETVRALAGAGADVTIATRNPRAADRLAEEFASDATPGTVRSAALDLADLASVDDFVAAWQGPLDVLVANAGIMAIPTRQLTAVGWELQLATNHLGHFALARGLHDNLRAATAARVVVVSSGAHLAAPFDFDDPQFERRPYDPWSAYGQSKTAEVLLAVGITRQWAADGITANALNPGYIFTNLQRHIDDDTMRAMGAMDEAGNLIEADYYKTPAQGASTTVLLAGSPLLDGVGGRYFDDNQEAEVVSGGPDATGGVAAYALDPAAADRLWAYAEKTLAAR